A single genomic interval of Mucilaginibacter boryungensis harbors:
- a CDS encoding amino acid permease: protein MSKNLFRKKSLEHILTDVKSGFSDSEHSSNHLKKELTVKDLTLMGIAAVVGAGIFSTIGEASFQGGPGVTILFIITAITCGFSALCYAEFASRIPVAGSAYTYAYATFGELIAWIIGWDLLMEYAIGNIAVAISWSTYFVNFLEGFHIHMPEYLTLDYFTAFRAHEQIIDLTKSGHLADITDTMKTAALAWNTAPGIGGLKLIANIPALAIVVAITYLVYVGIRETKKATNAMVFLKIAIVIAVIIIGFFYVTPANWHPFLPNGFRGVMKGVSGVFFAYIGFDAISTTAEECRNPQRDLPRGMIYSLVICTVLYILIALVLTGMVSYKNLQVGDPLAYVFIKVGLKKISYVISISAVVATASVLLIFQLGQPRIWMSMSRDGLLPKAFSRIHPKHHTPSFATIVTGFVVAIPALFMNLTEVTDLTSIGTLFAFVLVCGGVLLMPREAAVKGRFHLPYVNSKFIVPILFIAGMYIFWQPFTHMFSGENVHERFPFFLFILLSLILTILSVVKNLSLIPVLGLISCFYLMTELTYQSWIRFLVWLVIGLALYFTYGYKHSVLGKQKL from the coding sequence ATGTCGAAAAACCTTTTCCGTAAAAAATCTCTCGAACACATTCTTACTGATGTTAAAAGTGGCTTTAGCGATAGCGAACATTCTTCAAACCATTTAAAAAAAGAACTAACCGTTAAGGACCTTACCTTAATGGGGATAGCGGCCGTGGTAGGCGCGGGGATATTCTCTACCATCGGTGAGGCATCTTTTCAGGGAGGGCCGGGTGTTACTATTTTGTTTATCATTACTGCTATTACGTGCGGCTTTTCGGCTTTATGTTATGCTGAATTTGCATCGCGTATACCAGTTGCCGGCAGCGCTTACACTTATGCTTACGCTACTTTTGGCGAACTGATAGCCTGGATTATCGGCTGGGATTTATTGATGGAGTATGCCATTGGTAATATAGCTGTGGCTATATCATGGAGCACTTATTTTGTTAACTTTTTAGAGGGTTTCCATATTCACATGCCCGAATATTTAACCTTAGATTATTTTACAGCATTTAGGGCGCATGAGCAAATTATAGACCTAACTAAAAGCGGCCACCTGGCAGATATAACCGACACCATGAAGACCGCCGCTTTGGCCTGGAATACAGCGCCCGGTATTGGCGGCCTAAAACTGATTGCCAACATACCGGCACTGGCTATTGTAGTTGCTATAACGTATTTGGTTTACGTGGGTATCCGCGAAACTAAGAAAGCTACCAACGCTATGGTGTTTTTAAAGATCGCCATTGTAATTGCGGTAATTATTATCGGCTTCTTTTACGTTACGCCGGCTAACTGGCACCCATTTTTGCCCAATGGGTTCCGGGGGGTAATGAAAGGGGTATCGGGCGTGTTTTTCGCTTATATTGGTTTTGATGCCATATCCACTACAGCCGAAGAGTGCCGGAACCCCCAGCGTGACTTGCCACGCGGGATGATCTATTCACTGGTGATTTGTACTGTGCTCTATATTCTTATCGCTTTAGTATTAACGGGCATGGTGAGTTACAAAAACCTGCAAGTGGGCGATCCGCTGGCTTATGTTTTTATTAAAGTAGGATTGAAAAAGATCAGTTATGTAATATCCATTAGCGCCGTAGTAGCTACCGCAAGTGTATTATTAATATTCCAGTTGGGCCAACCACGTATATGGATGAGCATGAGCAGGGACGGGCTATTGCCAAAAGCATTTTCACGTATCCACCCTAAACATCACACCCCATCATTTGCTACCATTGTAACGGGTTTCGTAGTGGCTATACCCGCATTGTTTATGAACCTTACTGAGGTAACCGATTTGACCAGTATAGGTACTTTATTTGCCTTTGTGCTGGTTTGCGGTGGGGTATTACTTATGCCGCGTGAAGCCGCTGTAAAAGGCCGGTTCCATTTGCCTTATGTTAATTCAAAGTTTATAGTGCCTATACTATTTATTGCCGGGATGTACATTTTCTGGCAACCCTTTACCCATATGTTCTCTGGCGAGAATGTGCACGAGCGTTTTCCGTTTTTTCTGTTTATCTTATTGTCTTTAATCCTTACCATACTATCAGTAGTAAAAAATCTTTCGCTGATACCTGTTTTAGGTTTAATAAGCTGCTTTTATCTTATGACTGAACTTACCTA
- a CDS encoding MFS transporter — MQFVFATFAAMQQQATYLYPKTMLRMAVGCMFFIAGICFASWASRIASIQQTLGLTDAALGAVLFTLPVGLMLSLPFAGWVISKTGSRNLLIIAVTFYGIALVGLGSARQIWQLITCLLCFGFASNNVNIAVNTQAVSAERLYGKPIMASFHGLWSLAGFAGAGIGTFMIGKNIIPQHHFIMILIVMIAGVVYCSRYLNNDKSGASEGPVFVMPDRSLIKLGIIAFCSLMCEGAMFDWSVIYFKKVISAEGAWIGAGYTAFMLTMASGRFIADWFAHRFGLKRILQVSGSLTALGLIIAVACPYLYTAIGGFLLVGFGVSSVVPMVYSAAGRSKTMSPGVALAAVSTIGFIGFLVGPPVIGFIAGVTGSLRYSFMLIAAMGVSVVVVSTKAKLS; from the coding sequence ATGCAGTTTGTGTTTGCTACCTTTGCAGCAATGCAACAACAGGCTACTTATTTATATCCCAAAACAATGCTGCGCATGGCCGTAGGCTGCATGTTTTTTATTGCGGGGATATGCTTTGCCAGCTGGGCATCGCGTATTGCCAGCATACAGCAAACTTTAGGTTTAACTGATGCTGCCTTGGGCGCTGTTCTTTTCACCTTACCAGTAGGCTTAATGTTATCCTTACCATTCGCGGGTTGGGTTATCAGCAAAACCGGTAGCCGTAACCTGTTAATTATTGCTGTGACTTTTTATGGGATAGCCCTGGTTGGCTTAGGTTCCGCGCGACAAATATGGCAGTTGATAACCTGTTTATTATGCTTTGGCTTTGCCAGTAATAATGTAAATATTGCGGTAAATACCCAGGCCGTAAGCGCTGAACGCCTATACGGGAAACCCATCATGGCGTCGTTTCATGGTTTGTGGAGCCTGGCTGGCTTTGCCGGTGCGGGGATCGGGACGTTTATGATAGGCAAAAACATCATTCCACAGCATCATTTTATAATGATATTAATAGTGATGATCGCCGGGGTGGTTTATTGTTCGCGCTATCTGAATAATGATAAAAGCGGCGCAAGCGAAGGACCTGTATTTGTAATGCCCGATAGATCGTTAATTAAGTTAGGCATTATAGCCTTTTGTTCGCTGATGTGCGAAGGTGCTATGTTTGATTGGAGTGTAATTTATTTCAAGAAAGTGATATCAGCTGAAGGGGCCTGGATTGGCGCAGGTTACACTGCCTTTATGCTAACCATGGCCAGCGGCCGCTTTATTGCCGATTGGTTTGCGCACCGCTTTGGCTTAAAACGCATTTTACAGGTTAGCGGATCGCTTACCGCGTTGGGATTGATCATAGCCGTGGCCTGCCCCTATTTATATACTGCCATCGGCGGCTTCCTGCTTGTTGGCTTTGGTGTTTCATCTGTAGTGCCCATGGTTTATAGTGCAGCCGGCCGGTCAAAAACCATGTCGCCGGGTGTGGCATTGGCGGCTGTATCAACCATTGGTTTTATAGGTTTTTTGGTTGGACCACCCGTTATAGGGTTTATTGCCGGCGTGACAGGCAGCCTGCGTTATTCCTTTATGCTGATAGCTGCCATGGGTGTTAGCGTGGTGGTAGTATCTACAAAAGCGAAGCTTTCTTAA